The Eublepharis macularius isolate TG4126 chromosome 3, MPM_Emac_v1.0, whole genome shotgun sequence genome has a window encoding:
- the RAB39A gene encoding ras-related protein Rab-39A, with the protein MPGIGAVGARCRHRPRRRLPKAEAGALHAGEESAMEAAIWIYQFRLIVLGDSTVGKSCLLHRFTEGRFPGPRNSDPTVGVDFFSRLVEIEPGKRIKLQLWDTAGQERFRSITRSYYRNSVGGLLVFDITNRSSFDHMSDWLDEAKMHADPFQLVFVLVGHKCDLETQRQVPREEAEELASACGMKYIETSAKDATNVEESFTVLTTDIYELVKKGEITMQDGWEGVKSGFIPNVVHSSEEAASLGDQCTC; encoded by the exons ATGCCGGGGATCGGGGCCGTGGGAGCTCGGTGCAGGCACCGCCCGAGGAGGCGCCTCCCCAAGGCCGAGGCGGGCGCCCTGCACGCCGGCGAGGAGAGCGCCATGGAGGCGGCCATCTGGATCTACCAGTTCCGCCTGATCGTGCTGGGCGACTCCACGGTGGGCAAGTCCTGCCTGCTGCACCGCTTCACCGAGGGCCGCTTCCCGGGGCCCAGGAATTCCGACCCCACCGTCGGGGTGGATTTcttctcccgcctggtggagatCGAGCCCGGCAAGAGGATCAAGCTGCAGCTCTGGGACACGGCCGGGCAGGAGAGGTTCAG ATCAATCACACGCTCCTATTACCGAAATTCGGTAGGAGGTTTACTAGTGTTTGACATCACCAATCGGTCTTCTTTCGACCACATGTCCGACTGGTTGGATGAAGCTAAAATGCATGCAGACCCTTTCCAGCTGGTCTTTGTCTTGGTTGGACATAAATGTGACTTGGAGACCCAACGACAGGTTCCCAGAGAGGAAGCCGAAGAATTGGCTTCCGCCTGCGGCATGAAGTACATAGAAACCTCAGCCAAAGATGCCACAAATGTGGAAGAGTCTTTTACAGTTCTGACGACAGATATATACGAACTTGTGAAGAAAGGCGAGATCACGATGCAAGATGGATGGGAAGGGGTGAAAAGCGGTTTCATTCCAAATGTCGTACATTCCTCGGAGGAGGCTGCCTCACTCGGAGACCAGTGCACCTGCTAA